The sequence below is a genomic window from Gopherus evgoodei ecotype Sinaloan lineage chromosome 9, rGopEvg1_v1.p, whole genome shotgun sequence.
gtttttgtttagttttagttGCTGGAACGATTTACAGAATGAACAGCAAACTAAAGGCTAACCTCAGAACTGGAGGGGCCTGTGACTGGAGCTGTTCTGCTGTGCTCATTCCTCTTTAACTGACTAACCCTTGTGCTCAAATCCCCAGTCCTGGCATGTGCTGCAGCCGTTCATCAGTTCCCAAGCCCCAGCACTGACTACCTCTGCTGTGGCAACTACACCCAGTGttcactttaataaaaaaaacctcaacaaCTGCATGATGTCAGTGCTGGCTGCCATGCTGAGAAAGCCAATGACAAGGCAGAGCTTGCACAAAGAGGCCACTTTCCCTCGCCCCGCCTCCTCTGCTAAACAAACTGATAAAAACAAGGCACCAAGGCTGTTGTTGAGATGACGAGGCCTCAAGAATACACAGGTGTTACACTTGGGACAATGAGCTTTACAGTCTGATTCTGGTCAAAACAATCTCCCACTCAGTTacagagaaagggaggaaaatTGTGACAGTAACCCAGAGTCAAGGGGAAAAGGGCAAGACTGACGGGGCACATAGAAAAGAGCTGCTGAGGTTATGCGGGCACATGTCCTTGCCCTCAACTCTATACCCTATCCTGTTATTGAAGCCAGTATGTCTGCAAGACTTGTACCTTCTTAATCCTGCTTTCCTCACCCTTGCACCTCAACTTATTTTTATGTGATTGCACCTGTGAAGCTTCACAGGCACTGAGCTAGGACAAGGAGAATTTGGGACTAGTCTTTTTCTCTAGGCAACTTTGGGGCaatgggcaggggtgctggaacaatttttacagtgcGGGCACTGATGATGAAAACCAGgcatttggtgtttgttattactacttgaagctgagggtgcagcagcacccccagttccagcacctctggcaaTGAGAATCTAATTCatgtctccctctctcccctcccttatCCCACAAACATAGTAACACTACTGCAGGCTAGCTAGCCAAATCAATCACCCATGGGGAGCTGTGTGTCTGTCACTACTGATCACCCTACTGTAGACTTGTGCTGGGTGCTTTCCTTGGAGCAAGATGCCAAAGGACTCCTTAAGACAATGCACAGTAGGGTTTAGAAACCCTTCTCCTCCCGCCGCCATCATTCATTGCTTCTTTTATTTGTTCTCCTCCTCATGTTTATGCATTTGTTTTCTCCAACAGACTATGTAGTTAGTCCACTTGTCCAGACTGTGGTTAGGCCAAGCCCAGACAGCCATGTCTTCTGAGCGATGGATCAGGTAATCTCCTGCCTATTCAGTTTGTACAACATGTTATCCTTAAATCAAAAGAAGGGAAGTATGTCCAGGGGCCAGATGTGCACCTTACCCAAGAGAATGAGCAGGACTCCTCCCAGCTGGGAACGCCGGTACTTGGCAGCTCCAGGCTCATGGCCCATCCGAATACAGGGCAGAACAGTCAGCAGCAAGAAAACAGCAGGGAGGCCCAGCACTGTGGCGGCAATCATCAGTGCTCGGCATGCCTGGACATAGCCTGTTGACAAGGACAGGAAGCAGAGTctcaattaataaacaaaaacaacaggagGAGATATTCAGCCAAACACTCCTATACAACTAACTACCAAGaagctggggagcagaggagaggaCAGCAAGGGAAGAATTTGGTGTGGGAGGAGTTATCCTAGGTTCCCAATCCCTAACACAGAAATAAACCTGGTTAACAGCGGAAATTTAAAATGGAGGTTCTCAGACAGTAGTCCATGGTCCACACTACAAAGCCCATCCGGGTGGTCTGCAAAATGAGCGCATTCAGGGTCATTTACATTCTTCTAACTTAGGGATATAAAACCACCCCGACATAGCTGAGATATGGGATAAAACCCAATAGATCCTGAAAGGAGCATAAAGTGAGGAAATGATCAACTCTGTAACATCAAACCTCTTTCTCATAACCCTATGGTAGCCTCTCCTAGGAGGCATCTAGGGGGGTTGGACTTCCAGCAGTGAGGACGGGCACTGACCCCCCACCAAATCAATGGAACTTCAGTAGATAACTCCACTCTGTACTTCATTGTATAATATTCCAGTGCTGTTgaagcccacacacacacacacacacacacacacacacacacacacacacacacactggaggcAAACGTCTAGAGGCTTTGATCAGCCAGGCTAGATGGTGGATTGAGAGATGGGCACCAGTTCTAACAAATAGGAATTCCACAAATCCCTAAGGCCAATATGGATATCACGGGATTCAAGGGTTTAAAAGGCTGAACCCCCTTTCACTTCAGCAGGCAGGTAAACCATGTCCTCTACTGAGCTTCCTGTCACCTAGGCAACAACAGCCCAACACAAGACAGCAGGAGATCACAGAGCTCTTGTGAATGTAAGCGTCCCAGGACAAGGCACTTGTCATTCATATTTGTCTGTGAAGTGCCATACGCTCCTATTATAACTAACAAAATAATTACATACATAATAATAATGCTAAAATTTGCTTTCGTTAAAAGGGTCACCTGTTTGGCTTTGGTACAAAGTTTGTTCCTATTGTTGGGACGTCTCTTATCTGCTCCAGACACACTCTTAATGGGATAGGGAGGTTCTGCGGGAAATGCACATATATTCCCAGCTCCCATTCCCATCCTGCCCAACAGAAGGAAATGACAGCACTGCCATAGGAGAGAGGATTCCTGAGTTCAGGAATTCTGATTATACCACACAGTATATCTGCAAATAGTGCCTTGAATCAAGAGTCACAGAATTAATTATCATGCAGATGAGAAACCAGGGTTCAAGCATTTTCCTCTTCTTGGACATGTAGATTCTGTGTACATTTGAACATCTGCTTGAAAACAAACTCTTTAAAAAGCACATGGTAAATGTGACTGAAAAGCCCTGTGTGGTTTCAGTAGAATCGATCCCAGTTaaacatatgtacacacacattcattttaaATCCTTTTAACTCATTCAGTAATAGGTACTGTGTGGATTTCAGCTACTAGACAAATCAGGATAAATTAGTCCCTGATATATACCCACTGGTATTAAAGAAGTTACTGCAAGAAGTATTTTGAGCTGTGATATGCTATTTTTGTTGAAGGGGGCACTGTTTTCTGCTGCTAAAAGATGTATTTATCTATAAATGAAAATTATTGTACAACTTTTTTTCTTCAAGATGGGTTTTCTTAGTGTCTTCTACAGCAGCAAGCATATTGTTGGCAGTTTGGCACTATACTAGCAATAAACAAGCAGTAAAATTTACTAAAAACTAAGGCAcaggaaaataaacagaaatataaGCTGAGTCTAATTAGTTACTATAGTGGTGGACACTACAAGAAACCCTGTGATCAACAAAATTTAGAGTCCTGCAACATTGACTGACTGACAATATCTGAAACAAATCCAGAGCCTTTCCACCTTTACTGAAACCCTCTTCAgagcaccttttaaaaatgtgaacaaattagGAAAAACAATTCACTAAAAAGTGGCTGGCAGACCTCCTCCTACCTCTCCAGAATTGTAGGAAGGAGGTGTCTGAGAGTAGCTACACACAGTACAGCCAAAGTCACAGAACAACAAAGAAGTATTACAAAATTGATGATGATGGAAATGGATAACGCTACCAGCTAGCTAAACTATTTACAGATGCCAAGATTGTACGAAGAATCCATATGCTGAGGTCCAGAAGTTTGGTTGGCACAAAAAGGACATATTCAAACATAGTGACACATCGTGTTTAAGTTGGACTTTAGCGTGAAATTAGTTTAGCAAATTACACAATTAGCAAATATCAACAGTAATTAAATATAGCAAATAGGCCTAACTGTATAATTAAAAGTTCTAGATTGTATAGTCTTAATAGGAGCAGAAACCGCTTGAATATCAAGACTTAGTCTTCTAAATTAAAATCAATTGTGTTAAGCtagtattaaaaattaattatactCATCAATATGTTAATACAGTAGATCTATATTTGTAAGAAcagcttatttattttttaaaaaactttagttTTTGACTTCAGATAATAAAGTTAATAGAAATAATTGTATAATTCAAAACTCTAGGCCATATCCTATTATTATAATGTATCGTTTGTAAGGTAGTAGCACTCAGAAGACTCATTTGTAGAGAgagcaagaaagagagagagagaattagtgTATCAAGAATGATAgcaaataagaataaaaaataaaatagataatTGATAGTGTAATAAAATAGAATCATACCTAAGACATAATTAAAATATTAGCCATAATCTATCTTTAATATTAGCTGTAACTATGGGATAGTATCAATCTAATAGAATTTTGAAGTCTATGTGTATTATAATTAGTGGGTGAGATCCTGCACtgttgaaatcaattggagttttgccatggtCTCACTCTGGAGCAGGACTTGTCCCTTCACCTTTGTATCAAAAGGAAGACAGCAAGGAGCCCATACCTGGCAATATGAGGATGTCCACTAGTGGCTTGCAGTGATAGAGCCCTGTTGCCATGACACAATCTGCCCACAGCCCTTTGGATCCCAGCTCGTCCATCTTCCTGCAAGTGGTGATGGTGTAACCACAAGTTACGACCCACTCATTGGTGGCTGTTGCCACGATCACACCAATCCAGCCGACAAAACTAGAGACAAATCCAACTAGGTGCAAGCAGGTGGCAACCATGTTAAGCTGTCAAGCCAGGCAGCTGAAAGGAAAAGCACAAAAAGAAAAGAGTAAAGGAGATGACTGGGCTTTGTAAGCTGGAGCAGCCTTGGTGCTGAAGAAAACAAGTGCTGGGACCTGCCCTAAGCTATCAGCAGATAGGACTGGAGTTTGGTGTAAGCAGATCCTGAGTGGTGCTCTAGTGGCAGGGATGCCTCTGATCAGTTCAGCTTATGGGAGTGGTTGGAACTCCTGCCAACCCCACTAACAGAGAGGGGAGGAGTAACACAGGGAGCCCTACTTCTTCCAGCTAATCAAGAAGGAGCTGAAAGACTAACTAGCCAATCAGCACACAGGAAGGGGTGGTGAAGAGAAGGGTACGGAAATGTAAACTTATCTCATTCGTATTACCTTCCCTTTGGGGGCCCTATGTTACTGTCAGAGAGCTAAACCATCAGAATGTAATAGAGTTGAGTGTGGCTTTGCATTTTGATAAATACATTCTCTCTCGCTCGCTCACTAACTGAACTAATAAAAGGAAAGGCCagagctttaatttaaaaaaaaaaatcaaattgttggACTATTGGAAATGCAGAAAAAGTGGAGGTTACGTAACATTGTGGGGCTGATTACAGGTCATCACACTAAGACACTCCCAGTGgaatggagtggggagggaggaagggaatagAGTTGGCAGATAAAGTTACTGGAAAGAAGAAATTGATCCTCTTACCAAAACAGAAGCTGTCTTTAGTAAGCAGCCTAGTGAAGATCAGTCATATTTTCCTTGGGCTCTTTTCTGATGCCTTCTCTGTAGATGGAAAGTGCAGGAACTTGTCTGTTCATCCTACCTCTACTGTGCCCCAGTTGTCAAAGTACTTTGTAATTCAGACTCAAAATGACTCACTGATCCACTTTACAGCATCTTCTTATTTCTGCTTCTGAATCATGACACccagaataactgatttttctctCATAATTACTTAAGTTTGTGCATTTCAGATTATTTATTCTGTAAAGAGAGaagcaatacatttttttaatgtcaaagaaataaaaattcactTTTCCTTCTTAGTCTGAACCAGGGTAAAAAAGGGTTGAGAGACACAAAAGATCTTCCTATTCTTATACTTATTTGTAAAAAAGCAAAGTATTTCCAATGCCAGCAGAGTTCTAGAAAACTGTATAGTGCTGCAGTATCCAAAGTTTGGAATCTGTCAAAGAGATTTGAGTGTAATTGCAATGCTTTGTGTCTGTACAAATAAAACGTGCCTGTGGAGACCACTAGTGGAATTCTTTTACCAGTGCACTGTGTAAGGGAAGAATCTAATGTGAAGTAAGGTTACATCAAATGCTTTCTCATCTTAATTTGTGTTTGGAGCTGTTAAAGGAAAGCATTGGAAGCTGCTCCCTACCATTAAGATACTGATAATAAATAGCAGCCATAGGCTGCTCATCACTGTCATTCCAGTGGAGAAATCAGATTCATCTAATTGATCAGATTGATCAGAGAAGGTCTTACTTGGCATATAGTTTGTTAAAGTGTTTGCAAACTTGTGAGAAATCATTCCCGTGGCTATAAAAAGAAATGAACTAGTCAACTGCTAACAAGAATCTCACCTCCAAAATCTTCATTTTTCAAATCTTAGAAATaagtataaaaagagagaaaacatgaATTTGATAATTATTTTAGAtagaattaaaatgaaatgttttccctGTCAGATATAGTtatttttcagctttgaaaaataTTAGAACTTCAAGTCTTCTTCTAAAAGTTATTTCAGCCTTACACCTCAGCAAATGAACTACACAAAAGCACAAGAACTAAAAAGACACGAGCTAATCTTCTCCTGTCATTCACTTTACTTTTCATTGCATCCCAGCTCCTATTTGTATGTTATTTAGATTTAAAGCTCATTGGGTCAGGGGCTTTGTCTGTAAAACAGCTGCTAGCACATTGTGGGCACtatataaacaataatataaGGTTCAGAATGAGGGGGGCttagtaaaaataattttttttgtggtATGTTTAAATTAACAAAGCTGTTGCATATGGATTTCTGTGTTGTTTGGTTTGACATGGCTAAGTATGAATTCTTGTTTGTATGCTGTCCAGAATTTGTGGTAGATTTCATAAAAAAAATAAGgatttgagaaaaaaatattggTTACAAAGAAGTCAGAGCACAAGAAGACCACACCTTCTAAAAGAATCCTTCTGTCATGGCGATCTCTTTATTAGATGGGACTTGTGAAACTACAGGAAAATTAACCTGAAAACTATAGACTTCAATTAAAATATGCATAGGTTTCTTTGATCTGTTATGAAAGTGAGTAAACTCTAAAAAATGGAAAGTCCCATTAGGAGATGAGCAGCCCAGAATTTCAGACAACAATAAAAATACACCtttatgccctgatcctgcaaaagctTCAGTGAGTAGACCTATGAGTACTCATGGTAGGAACTGCATGTTTGTAAATATTCGCAGGATATGGTCCTTAGCGTGTATATAGCCTTCCTATATACTACAGTCTTCCTGGTATGAGTAGTTGCCATTTCTGAGACTACTGTTGCTAGTGGTTACCTTGCTGAGAAAGGCTGGTAATGTGGAAGCTTCAGTGATCAACACGTTTCTGACTCAATAGCTAACAGGATTAATTTCTCTGGGTTTTTGTCCTTCCTATTTAGTTTCCCAAGGCTGTCTTTAAATTCTCCTAAAGTGTGTTAAAAGGTAGGAGATACCAAAGACATTTTTGATAGGACATCTTTTTAACTTCTTCTGAGATCATAAAGAAAGGATAACATACTTCTCATTTTAAAGTAGCTTTCACATAGTCAAGGCTCTAGCACTGAAACACTTATTATGTGTATTATGACCTAGAGTCCCCAGCGGAGATCCGTGTCTCATTGTGCTAGCCACCATATAAatgcatagtaagagacagtccatcTTGGAAGAATTTACCATCTAATTAGACAAAGGATAGGAGGGGAAGGAGTCAGAGAGgtgaagttgtcataaacagatagttgagggttaatgtctcttttacctgtaaagggttaacaaacagggaaccaaacacctgaccaggggaccaatcaggagacaagatactttcaaatctcggtggagggaagcctttgtttgtgttttttgggttttgctttgttctctgtctgggctctgagagtgaccacacgtacctacaggctctctaatcttccattccaattttgtaagtacaaaggcggtatagtctttttatttgtttttctttatttgcaaatgtgtatttggctggaagtattttaaattgtatttctgctggaggaggctttttctccagtttctataagctaacagaccctgtaatattccatcttgaatttacagtgattttatttatttttaattaaaagttttgcttttaagacctgtctgatttttccccttgttaaggctcaagggaattgagtctgtacttaacagggaaggagaagggagggggagagaaagggggggaacccacctgatttctctgtgttgtgattcaaggagtttgaatcacggtgatctcctagtgtaccc
It includes:
- the CLDN11 gene encoding claudin-11 yields the protein MVATCLHLVGFVSSFVGWIGVIVATATNEWVVTCGYTITTCRKMDELGSKGLWADCVMATGLYHCKPLVDILILPGYVQACRALMIAATVLGLPAVFLLLTVLPCIRMGHEPGAAKYRRSQLGGVLLILLALCGIVATIWFPVAAHRETTIVSFGYSLYTGWIGSALCLFGGSVIVCCSGDAQSFGENRFYYASGSSSPTHAKSAHV